From Cricetulus griseus strain 17A/GY chromosome 1 unlocalized genomic scaffold, alternate assembly CriGri-PICRH-1.0 chr1_0, whole genome shotgun sequence, a single genomic window includes:
- the LOC100767001 gene encoding pancreatic alpha-amylase has product MKFFLLLSLIGFCWAQYDPQTQYGRTAIVHLFEWRWVDIAKECERYLAPKGFGGVQVSPPNENIVVYNPSRPWWERYQPISYKICTRSGNEDEFRDMVTRCNNVGVRIYVDAVINHMCGAGGGAGTSSTCGSYYNANNRDFPSVPYSGWDFNDGKCNGEISNYNDANQVRNCRLSGLLDLALEKDYVRSKVAEYMNRLIDIGVAGFRLDAAKHMWPGDIKAVLDKLHNLNTKWFSQGSRPFIFQEVIDLGGEAIKSSEYFGNGRVTEFKYGAKLGTVIRKWNGEKMAYLKNWGEGWGFVPSDRALVFVDNHDNQRGHGAGGASILTFWDARMYKMAVGFMLAHPYGFTRVMSSYRWARNFQNGKDVNDWIGPPNNNGVTKEVTINPDTTCGNDWVCEHRWRQIRNMVAFRNVVSGQPFSNWWDNGSNQVAFGRGNRGFIVFNNDDWSLSTTLQTGLPAGTYCDVISGDKVDGNCTGIKVNVGNDGNAHFSISNSAEDPFIAIHAESKL; this is encoded by the exons ATGAAGTTCTTCCTGCTGCTTTCCCTCATTGGATTCTGCTGGGCTCAATATGACCCACAAACTCAGTATGGGCGGACTGCTATTGTCCACCTGTTTGAATGGCGCTGGGTTGATATTGCCAAGGAATGTGAACGATACTTAGCTCCTAAAGGATTTGGAGGGGTGCAG GTCTCTCCACCCAATGAAAATATTGTGGTTTATAATCCATCAAGGCCTTGGTGGGAAAGATATCAACCAATTAGCTACAAAATATGTACAAGGTCAGGAAATGAAGATGAATTCAGAGACATGGTGACGAGGTGCAACAATGTTGGT GTCCGTATTTATGTGGACGCTGTTATTAATCACATGTGTGGCGCAGGTGGTGGCGCAGGAACAAGCAGTACTTGTGGAAGTTACTACAATGCTAATAACAGGGATTTTCCATCAGTTCCATACTCTGGTTGGGATTTTAATGATGGTAAATGTAATGGAGAAATTTCTAACTACAATGACGCTAATCAG GTCAGAAATTGTCGTCTGTCTGGACTTCTGGATCTTGCACTCGAGAAAGATTACGTTCGTTCCAAGGTGGCTGAATATATGAACCGTCTCATTGACATTGGTGTAGCAGGGTTCAGACTTGATGCTGCTAAGCACATGTGGCCTGGAGACATAAAAGCGGTTTTGGACAAACTGCACAACTTAAATACAAAATGGTTCTCTCAAGGAAGCAGACCTTTCATTTTTCAAGAG GTCATTGATCTGGGTGGTGAGGCAATTAAAAGTAGTGAGTACTTTGGAAATGGTCGTGTGACAGAATTCAAGTATGGAGCAAAACTTGGCACAGTTATCCGAAAGTGGAATGGAGAGAAGATGGcttatttaaa gaaCTGGGGAGAAGGCTGGGGTTTTGTGCCTTCTGACAGAGCCCTTGTGTTTGTGGACAACCATGACAACCAGCGAGGACATGGGGCTGGAGGAGCATCCATCCTGACATTCTGGGATGCTAG AATGTATAAAATGGCTGTTGGATTTATGTTGGCGCATCCTTATGGATTCACACGAGTAATGTCAAGTTACCGTTGGGCAAGAAACTTCCAGAATGGAAAA GATGTGAATGACTGGATTGGACCACCTAATAACAATGGAGTCACAAAAGAAGTGACCATTAATCCCGACACCACTTGTGGCAATGACTGGGTCTGTGAACATCGATGGCGTCAAATAAG GAACATGGTTGCCTTCAGAAATGTAGTCAGTGGCCAGCCTTTCTCAAACTGGTGGGATAATGGCAGCAACCAAGTAGCTTTTGGCAGAGGAAACAGAGGATTCATTGTCTTTAACAATGATGACTG GTCTTTGTCAACAACCTTACAGACTGGTCTTCCTGCTGGCACATACTGTGATGTCATTTCTGGAGACAAGGTTGATGGCAATTGCACTGGAATTAAAGTCAATGTTGGCAATGATGGCAATGCTCACTTTTCCATTAGTAACTCTGCTGAAGATCCGTTTATTGCAATCCATGCTGAATCAAAATTGTAA